AAAGCTGTTGAAGAAACGACTGCATGTATGTACATGCAAATGTGTAAGCTTACATTTATAGTTGATgtgctgtatgtatgtgttttatgtacACAATTCTTTTCCCCCTGCATCCAGAAGCATGTGGAAGTAAATGAGTATTTCTTTTtcttgtataatttttttataatatacttTTAATTGATTTAACTTTTTCTTATAAGCTATTAGGTTTTTTTTCCACTGTGAAGTTTTTAATTCCTTTTATTGCACTTGTATGATTTGATTTATTGTCCAGCCAAGTTCCTCATGATAGTTGCTATGGAGACAACAGTGAAAATGGCACCGCTGCCAGGATGAAAACTGTGAAGACAGAGAACGGAGCTAGGAGAACTAATGTTgctgtataatataaaatgtacaaaacaacTCTTGCATATTACATAGCTGCTGGAatactgaataaatattaaaggcactcaaaaaaagaaaaaaaaaagaaaagaaacgcTGGTTtgggttcattttttttcccgcAGCtcaatcttaatttttttttctctcacattAAAAAATGTGGCCCTTTTTGCATAGTTTACTTGTGTGAGTCAGGCACTAAATATTTGACTCAGTAGGGGGCGATGTTCAACTAAAATAATCAAAAGAATAGAAGGGATCCGCACTTATTCTATGGCCTATGACTGATAAAAGTACCAATATATAACACAATTTAATGATAGCAATTTTTTATGCACCATGctgtaaatattaaacaattattttccaTAATTTCACAAAATGTGCCAAAAAAGCATTATTACTTGACAAGGCTGTTGGTAGACAGCCATTTTACTACAATATTCTCAAAATGGCCCAAAATCAGCACTAGACTGTCAAGATGGCAATAGGATGggctgctctctctctctctgaattaaaaattttatCATGACACAAAATTAACAGACCATCTGGTCCCCCCCTAAGACCAGGGCATTTCCTCTACAGGCAGATGATCCAGCTTGTTAATTAATGCTTTCATGTTATACGTGTTATATAACCCTGAGTCTGTATCAGAACAAATTCAAAGAGCAAAGGGTTTGGTGGTATGAATcttaaaatatgtgtgtgtgtgtgtgtatatatatttaatctaATACTTAATCATTTAATCTATCTAGATAGGTTTGGTGTAAATCTGGTTCcagcatagatagatagatatagatgtttttaatatatattaactgGTGTAATGTGGTTTAATGATTATGAAGCCAAACTGTCCTTCCCCATAATGTATATCTGTGCTCATGTCAGTCTGGAATGTCTCCAAATGTCTTTTAACAGAGTGAAGTTGATGTGAAGGTGATGCGTCTAGACAGATGGGCAAAGCACATAATGCGGTTAACACTGAGTTAGCCATAAAGAAGCACATGCACCGTGTGTCATCTCAGCTGGTAATCTGTCAAAAGATAACCCTGCCCCCCAAATCACTACCCCCAATATCCTGTCCGTGACCCCCTGTAGCTTTGCTAGAAGATCTAGTAATCTGAAACACTCGGGTGCGGTCAGAGTCGAGGAAGTGTTTGAGGGCAAATGTACTGTGGTAAAAAGGGCTCAGGGCCAGAGGGGTAATTGCGCTAACCTAAACGAGTTTCGTGCTGCAACGTGCCTGCAAAATGAACGTGCATGTTTCCAAAACCTTTTTAGACCAAGTTTAAAGCCAAATCGGTCTGACTGCTCATTTTTGGATCTGACATCAAAACAACCTCATTGTCTTTCTCAATTTTCTTGTAGTTTTAAAGGCATTATATCAAGTGCAAATACACTTTCTCTAAAATGTCCCTCTAGCCCCTTCTCTATTAAAAGCTTTTAAGCTCATAAATGCTCAGACTAAGTGGTCTGGAGAGAGGCCGGTTGCCTGGGCAACAGCACACTCTGCCGCTTTAGGTCCCCAGAGGAGTCGTATTTCACATGCAGATTTTCTGCCTGCCCGACCCACTTTGTTGGCTTTCAGCTAAAAGCTTTTTGCTGCAGACTGACAGAGACAAAAGAGTAGAGGAGAAGGGGAAGGGTTTGGCTAGAAGAGGAGGGCCTTAACGGGCTGTTGCCAGGGTAACTTGACATCATGCTGACGAACTTCCCTCTTTAAAAGCTTTTAAAGCGATTGCTCCAGCCCTCCAGGTTCCATTTTGAGGCCTCTTAACTAAGCATGGGGGGAAGGGCAGCAGAGGCCTGTCTCTCGCACACACAAGCACATGCTTGAGAAAGCAAAGTAAGGCCAGGAAAACAGACTGCACTGAGAAAGAACCGAGCTTAAATCATAAACCCAAGCGAAAGGTACATAATCTGCTTTTAAAATGGCCTCTGAGGACCTCTGCTTTAGTTACACGGTGCCGGGCTCGAACGAGAAGCACAGGAGGGCTCGTAACTGGACGGATTCTGAGATGAAAGCTCTTGTGTACATTTGGGAAGAGTATGTGACAGAGCTAAAGAAGGCTAAGCGCAATGCTAAGATCTACGAGACAATGGCTAAGCAACTTTACGAATTAACTGGCGAACAGAGACACAGGGAAGAGATTAAGATGAAGATTACCAACATGACTTTCCAGTTCAGGCAAGTAAATACTACActatctatatatctgtctatctatctatctatctatctatctatctatctatctatctatctatctgtctgtctgtctctctgtctgtctatatctatctatctgtctgtctagctatctatttgtctgtctgtctttcaaTTTGAGGGCCAAAGATCATATCAATAATCTGTTTACCATTGCACAAGCGTCTACTCTTGCTACTTCGTAAACTGCAAGTGtattaaattaagataaatcCCCAGGTATACTTCGTTTTCTTAGTTTCGCTCAGCTTTGCGCACAAGTCTTTCAAAGCGTACCGCATTGGCTTTAAGCTCGGATACAAGCGATCTACGCATGCGCACTACCTACTTGCGTTGCATGCGCATTGCGTGTGCGCTGTTGTTCGCGCACAAGTCTGCGCTGAAAATCAGGCTACACGCGGCAGCAGCGGACTGTGCTGATGATGAAATTTACGTCAGACTCAGTGTCCGCAACAAGCGAAGTATGCATGCTTTCGGTTTGAGAAAACAGTGAGGTATATTAGTGATGGAGGAGCGCTTGGAGGACGGCAATGCAGTCAAAACCATTCAAAAACGAAACAGCGTGCCAGTTTGACAATCTCAAGATATCGAATTCATGTAGTAAACAAACAAAGACcgcaaatacacaaaaacacacctCTAGAGAAACAagacaacataaaaacaacgtgaatcaaatcaaaatcaCTTTGTCACATCGCAGTAAACACAAATGTTGCGGTGAGTAGGCTAAAGGTTTTAGGTGCAGTGGTGTGATACATATTCATAATAAACACTATAAAATATAGCCCACACAAAGTATACAATGTACACAATAGTGATAGTAAGATTCTACACGTTTTAGTTTTTGTGGTTTATGTTGCAGGCTCCATAGATATATGAAGCACGCtcataatataaatttatattacgTTTATTTAGAGGAACAGGAATTTTGACCACTGCATGTGAGATTTATTACTGGCCTTTTTTATACCGATTTCAGCTATTGTAGTGCACTAAACAACTATGGGTAAGTGTTTACAACagcttttaaaaatagtaaaatttaTCTAAAATATCACAGTAATATCACAGTAATCTTGGTCCATTAGTGCAGATTAGTGTGGTAATGACTTGATTCTAGCATTTGTGAACCGTTCTCTtacaaccctgaaaaaaaaaaaaaaaaaaacctgtgaaaAAATGATTTCACCTTGTAAATGTTGTTGTAGGAGGCCTTCAATGCAGAAATAAATgggcttttacatttttgacattttagtcAGTTTCTAGGGAATTGTTGCTAATATTGCAACTTTGGGCTCTTGGGTAACACAATTTCAGTGGTTTTACTCATGTCTGAACAAATGTAGAGAACATCTAAAGGTTCATTTGCAGGGTGTAATGCTTCAGTAACCCCATAATAACAatagtctatatatatatatatatatatatatatacacacacacacacaataatgattttttatggacaaaaaacatttattataaaaatatgttcaaattatatttacaaaacCTGATGAACTGAATGAAAGCTTTAAAACATTCATCATGACTTGGCTTTAAAACTTTCTTCTCTTGTATCAGAGTCCATCTCAAAGTCACTGTACCCATTTTGCACGGTATCAGTGATATCAGTGATGTCTCATCACGCATATGATGAGACAGTCTTTCTTGCCTGGTgacattctaaaataaaaaaatgaagaaaaaaaaaaacaatgattatTTTCCAGGCTAAAAATATCAGTGCAAATTAACCCCAATCATACTTAcacattttaaagaattcacCCATTCCACAGGATTCACACAATACTGTCTGATAGTGTATTGTGTTTTTTAGTTATCATGCTAATAGCACTGGTACCTCCCACATTCCAGAACATTATCACCTAtttttgatactgttaagtgcttgacacaatctgtattgttaaaagcgctatataaataaaggtgacttgacttgacttgacctgtCCCTCATGCAGCAAACAGATATTTAGGCAAAGAAGCAACGCCTAGAAAAAAACaggacattttataaatgattagatacaaataaaatattgctACACAAATACTTGAAATCATTTATTCTTCAACTTGAACTTatttaataatcataaaatcTTGATTGAATCTCAAAAaggtaacaaaacaaaaaaaagagtaaaacaTGTGAATGATCAAAAGCAGTATGTTTCtggcagtatttttttttttcacgtggAACAAGTGAGAAGCACAATTCATCCATGTAATGTCCGAGGTGCACAGGCAAATTTTGCTACCCCTTTAACCCAGTgttgtaaaattataatactGACATAACAAGCTCAAAATCTAAAATGATCAATGCATTCAACAATACCTACATGATCTGTCATTACTAATCacagaacaaaagtattttagGCATTTTACTTACTTAAATGTAGATTTAGTTGAATGTAGATTTATCTAGTCCAGTAAAACAAGATGTTTCATGGGAAGTTTGCAGGTTGTGTGAGTTTAAAATCTAGCATCCAATAGCATTGCAAGGGTAAACAATAGGACCAATTAGTTGTGTAAATGTGGTCttagaggggaaaaaaacatgagCAGCTTTATTTTAGTCAAGCTAAAACTaatgttgtaatattataacaGTGGGCCTTACAGGGTTTAAGTGAATTTTTACAACAATATGAGACAATATGAAGTAGTACTTGGTGcacaaaaaaatactttaacaatatctttttttaacagGAAGCTGAAGTACACAGCAAATGGAAGCAATGCTACACCTGACTGGCCGTACTACAAATCTATTGAGAGGATCTTGTCAAAGGTACCAGACCATGCCCATATGAGCCCACCGAACCTCTCGACGTCTGGCCCGTCCACTTCTCAACTCGAGACTTCTGTGCCCCAGTCAGCTCCGCCAAGTGGGTTTCTACCCGAGTACACTGGTTCCTCAGAGGAGAGAGAAATCAACGATGAGGAGGAAGGCCTAACAGAGAACTCAGAGAGTTCTTTTGAGACCAGGTAACATGTTCGATCTTATCACAGATccatttcaaattcaaaattgtGCAATTATAAATGCATGGCTGTCCATCTGCAGGTCCCAGCCACATAAGAGGAGGAGGCTTTCGCATGTGTCACTGCGCCGAAAGAAGCTGCGTGTCCTGGATGCAATGCTGCAGGAGCAACGCAGGATAAGCCGCGCTGTTGAGGAGGCATGTCACGAAGTTCGCCGCGTTATGCATCAGCAGAACTTCCTGCAGGTGCAGAGCCTCCAGCTTCAGGAGCGAATGATGAACCTTCTGGAGAAGATGATTCCTGCTTCGTCTGCCCCTTCTTGGCCTAACCCACCAGTCTCAAAGGGTTTAGGAACACCTACAACTGAGTGACAGGACCTCAGATACGGGATATGGACCTTTTTTGTCTGAGAAAGTGTTGCTATATGCTATCTAAGTATAAAAGTTATAACCAACTAGTTAGCTGTACATTTTAGACCTGTTTAGGCACTGTTTAGTCTTCTACAATAAATATGTTATTCGAAAATGTTGACAGATGTAACCTACACAAAAAAATCACTATTTATCTCATTCAAACTATCTGAATCAAAATGTTGTTCTCAAAAGTTAAATGGTGATTGTTATGTGACACAAAATGTGCTGTTTATGATATCTGATTTATTTGATTTCTAAATTGATGTGTTAGTTGCTAGGAATCTTGGATTCTTGGCTAATTATGTAGACAATGTAATGTCAGTCACGGTTGACTGGCATCAAAAAGATTTCAGATTTCTTTTAAGGCATCCTTTAAAAAGATGTTCAGGTCAGACAGATAACACTAAATGGTTGGTGATAATGTAAACTGAATTAGGCTGACAAGGATTCAAAATGGTAGAGGACAAGCTTAGTCTAGTTAGCAGTATTACAGTTCAGTGTTACGGTGTTATAGCATAGCACAATTTagcaaaattactaaatgttacaaaatgcaGTTGTTTTGGTAGCAGTTTATATGCTGACACTCATATTTAGCTTAGAtctgttcaaataaacaaaaataggaaaaaaatgcTATTCGCATAAAATGAGTACAATACACCCCTTTATGAATTTCTGAATTAAAcgtaattttgatatttttgtgtcaAAAGTGTCTAGGTGGTCCAACTGTCCGAAGAttgtaaaagagaaaaaagtgtcattaaaaagttgaaattcttgaggggggaaaaacaaataaataaatataaaaaacaaattatttatttattggtatcAATTGTCTGTCAAATTAAAGTTAGTGACTGAACTTAAAATAGTACGGCAGTACCATTTCTGCAATATTTTTAAGAACTTGGCACGTGAGTTTTTCAAATCTCCTTTTTATCATCTCAGACTATCCTTATCTGTCACTTAACCTTAAAGACTCCCAAAAGTAGCCAGATAGATTGAACCTGACTTGCACCCAAACATTATAATGGTTAATGCACCACCACATGCTCTTTAATTCTTCTTAATGTTCAGGCAAGATAGTTAATCCTTTCTGCTGTGCCTTAAATTGTGCACATGGTAATTAATAGCAACAAACAAATATGTACAATGTGTACAAATATGTGTACAAATATGAATTTGATCACCTCTCTTCTTTGCCTGTGATGAACTGGCCTGTCAGGGCTTCATGAAAGCTAGCAGTTGATAAGAAGAAAGACGTTAGTGCTCAGTGACCTGGGTGTGGTGTCATGAATAAAAAccagcattttaaaaaatgcactgcaactgtaaacttgtattttaaccttatatatatatctcaaattactgtatttcagaAAGATTACACTGTCTGAATGCAACTTTAAGAAGCCGTTTTTAATCTTGCCATAGTTCACATGTAGTAGctgcatttgttttaaatactTAATGTGTCAGTGAATGCTATTTAACACATATACGTTAATTCCTACTGTCGAAATAATCGTCTACTATTAAGTGCACTCAGTCACAAGCATCAGTATTAGTAAATAGTAAACATTAAAGTAAAAACAGCATGGTTTTTCCATCCGCCAATGAGAGCGCcgtatatatttgaatattgaaCATGATTGACACATCTGTCGACCAATGAGAGAGCTGATATCAGTTTGCAAACGTTACGGTGCCATAGCGACAAGAGAATGACGCTTTGTATTCCCAACAATAGTGAATGGCAGTGGTTTAAGTCCGTCGCGCGAAGGGAGTTCCGAAATAAACCAAGAAAAACTTTGGAATTAAAAAGAATGCAGGTAAGCGCCGAtgtatacatttgttaataaataagTGGACTTTAAGTGAAAGAAGTACGTTTGGAATGcaagtttgtttacatatgcTGTGAATGAAAAGTGTTTGGCAGAGCCCTCAGAGCAAATGGATAGTTTTGTATCTATGTcttttactttttcaaaaagaCCGTTCAcgtttatcattttgactttttgtttttgaagaaatgctattaaatcaatttaatttgtcCTTATTTCACCATTTGagtaattttaagtttttccaCTTAGTTATGcgttgtgaatttttaaaaatacaaaatgcaattcgtagaaatgtttaaaaatatcatgtttaatttaatattgtttaaataataaaaatataatattatgtattaaaaaatatttgtaaatgtgataaataaacatcacatgtatgtgtgtgtgtgtatatatatacatacatacagtagtCAAAATTttaagtggatcaaaacctttcatcaaattTTTCCTAAAACCAAATCAATACCCGTTCttgttttaggacaactttgatgttGACTTCTGTAATGTAATGAGTTCAGAACActgcatgaaataaaatgaagagaTTGTTGGTTTGTAATTgattataattgtttaaaataatttaataatactaataataacatGCCACAttatgtgtattaaataaaatacaatttaatacatTGTATATCcttgtaatacattttgtattgttgtagTTTTTAAAAGATGATCAGAATGTTTCATCAGATTGATGCATTTGtctttatgtaaaaatgaattcTTCAAGTTTGtgctacaaataataaaatacggGTGGGGTTGAAAAATAGTCTCCCTGCAGGCCACTGCTTTAAAATtcggtatgttttttttttttgtgtgtggtcAAGGTTTATATCTCTATTATCATTTTACATATTAGAATTGAGCTGCTTTTCTGTTTATCTCTGTGAAGCTACTTCGACACAATCTCTATTGTATTAAACGCTATAGAAATAAAGTTTACTTGACAAATATTTgcctttttaataactatttaaacaaatgaaaagtCTCATATTCTAACCTTAGTCATTTTACTCCCCTCAGGTCTGATCCTTAGCAGTGCAGCAAGATGATTGTTCATGGTTGGAACTGTATCTGAACTAAACTACTATACCAGTACAAAGTACTACTATTGTGAGTTTCAGCACCAAAATGAGAGTTCTGAAGCCAGCTGAGTCAACTATGAGGCTTTCGGATCGCCCCTCCAGCCCGGCGGTGCGCAGGGTGGAGATGGAGCGTGGCAGAGCTGGTTATGGATTCACCATTGCCGGCCAAGCACCTTGTGTCCTGCGGGGAATAATCAAAGGGAGTCCGGCGTACAGTGTCGGACTGCGGCCTGGGGACCGCATCTTGCGTGTGAACGATACAGACGTGTCTGAGGCGTTGCATGAAGTTGTGGTGAAGCTGATTGGTACATCTTCACGATCACTGTGTATGCTGGTCACATCAGGTGACAGGCCTCCCATTGCCTCCTGCTCCAGTGACGAGGAACTGGGTTGTCAGAGTAAAGGTAAACTGCCGTGGCTCAATCCTGGAAAAAAGGATCCTTTCCCTAACAGTATGGACATGAGGGAGCCGATGCTTCAGTCGGTTGGAAGTTTTGATACTGTCTTTGAGATCTCTGATCAGGGCTCCATGACCGCCCATCAAGACAAGCAGAAAAAACAAAGACCTTTGTCTGAACCAGATATGTCTTATTGGTTGCAGCAGCGTAGGTCAAATAGTCTTTCACAGGATGACACGTCTCGAGTCGTAAGTGAGGATTCTGTGTTTTCAGACCTTCAGAGTCAGAATGACTTTGTATCTGACTCCAGCATTCTGAACGTTGCAATGATTGTGGGATACATCAACTCCATGGAACTGGAGCTAGTAACGTCACAATCTGAGGAGGAGGCATTGCAAGCCATCCGTGAATGCATCAGTCAGATTGGCATTGAGCAGAAGACCCATTCGCTGGTCCTGATGAGGGTCAAATGCAACTGCGTTCAGCTTTGTGACGACCGAGATGTCGCTCTAGCATCTTACTCAGCAGAGAACCTGGCACTTTGTGTCATTTGCACGGAGGACAGCAGGTTCTTTGGCCTTGTCTCGGTTGATACGACCAAAAATATCGATGCTGGGATGCAGACAAGCACCCTGAAGGCATTATGTCATGTGTTTTTCATAGATCCGGAGCTTTATGAGCACAAGGAGCACCAAAGCATCATAGGGCACTTTGGTATTCCCTGCACTCCAGATCCAGACACTCAAGGCTGTTTGGAGTTTCCTCAAACTCCACACTCGATTTCTCACTTCGTGTCCGTCCTCTACACCGACATGGGGGACTATATCGAAAAACTGAGACTGAAACTTGACAGCGAGAATCCTGAAGAAGAACCACAAAATGCACGTAACAATGGCAGTGGCAGTGACAGCGGGATCGGAAATGCTTCGCCGGAGGATAGAGACAATCTCAGTGGCCAGTGGAGCTTCACATCTCCAAACATTTCCAACCCACCACCATATTATTCCCAGCACAGAAACAGTGCACTTCTCAAACCGGAGTGCAGGTGCCTTCTGTCCGAACCGCTAACAGGAGCTGCTCAACCTGTGACTCAATCAGGTGTCTCAGCCAAGGCAGACAGTTCAGCTTTTACTCCTCTTCCTCTTAGTATGCAATCTAACTTGCCACCTAAACCGAGAACCAGTCAACGCAGACCTTCTATTGGCTTAAAGGCTCGCTGGCAGAAGTCTCGTCCCAACAGCATTGAATGCTTGGTGGAAAGGGACAGCAATGGGCCCACAAGTAAAAGTTGCATCCTTCCACCCGCTATGGAACAAATCCCGACTCTCCGATACAAACCACTAGAAGATCTCAAACATCCTCAGAGAATGAACTTCACCCCACAGCTTGAGCTGACCTCCAGGTTCTTCAGCAGTGCAGCCAAGCATAAGGATGGGGAAAATAAGGTCAGAATAAAACAAATCTCTGATGACTTGGTATCTGAATCTATTCTAATACTACACTATATATAAAACCTTGGTCTACATTCaactatgcagttgctaaggtgttttgggtggttggcaaaataatgtaattaaccGTAtgtataagtaataataatagtgatgcttaaaacaaaataatttacaatataatattacTGTGGGCTTTTTACAGCTTGTCCACTATTGTTTTGTGAATCAAACGAGACAATCTTTGCTTTGTCTTTGCTGTCTGCACTGCGGTCAGTCTTATGGCAGGTTTATTGCCAGTTTGCCACCATGCTAAGTTAAAGGGCTTAATACAATGAGCCAAGGAACAGATGGTGCTGCAAGTAACAGGCACAGCAGATGGAGCTATTGGGTTGATTAGTGCAGTTCAATATGATTATGCTGGATGGATCAGCTTTAGCTCTATTAACAATGTCGAGAGTCACCTAGCAACAATTTGTCAGCCATGTAGGGGAACAGAagaatattattatttcctTCCTTTCACTGATGATTTATCGCTAGGCATCTGTCTCCCTCTGACATGTCTTGCCCTTCGGAtttaattttgaagcctaaatcaATTATGTATTGGaaagtttctttttttgatGCAAACGtatctaaaattaataaataaaattaaacattttatttaataatgcacataataacattttaacctATTGTAATGTCAGTGGTGTTGCTGTTTAAATATCAACGATTATGaaagcacataaaaaaatatcagaatttaaaaaaaagccattttgcattttcaatgCAGTTACCCTGATTTCCTGTTTACAATCAATAAGAtaatgtattgaaaatattagtaattaattaatattatggtCAATggtaacattttttgttttatgttcctttattttgaaaaattcctattgaactaaaaatgaattttaaattagGAGTAACACAACTGATAAAAGAGCATGGTAGCCAATTGTAAATTatatagtaattatttttttaaattctacaaTTATAGTGTGACCTGGAatgaaatgagttttttttatttatatagaaataCCACTG
The sequence above is a segment of the Onychostoma macrolepis isolate SWU-2019 chromosome 07, ASM1243209v1, whole genome shotgun sequence genome. Coding sequences within it:
- the rgs12a gene encoding regulator of G-protein signaling 12 isoform X2, whose translation is MRVLKPAESTMRLSDRPSSPAVRRVEMERGRAGYGFTIAGQAPCVLRGIIKGSPAYSVGLRPGDRILRVNDTDVSEALHEVVVKLIGTSSRSLCMLVTSGDRPPIASCSSDEELGCQSKGKLPWLNPGKKDPFPNSMDMREPMLQSVGSFDTVFEISDQGSMTAHQDKQKKQRPLSEPDMSYWLQQRRSNSLSQDDTSRVVSEDSVFSDLQSQNDFVSDSSILNVAMIVGYINSMELELVTSQSEEEALQAIRECISQIGIEQKTHSLVLMRVKCNCVQLCDDRDVALASYSAENLALCVICTEDSRFFGLVSVDTTKNIDAGMQTSTLKALCHVFFIDPELYEHKEHQSIIGHFGIPCTPDPDTQGCLEFPQTPHSISHFVSVLYTDMGDYIEKLRLKLDSENPEEEPQNARNNGSGSDSGIGNASPEDRDNLSGQWSFTSPNISNPPPYYSQHRNSALLKPECRCLLSEPLTGAAQPVTQSGVSAKADSSAFTPLPLSMQSNLPPKPRTSQRRPSIGLKARWQKSRPNSIECLVERDSNGPTSKSCILPPAMEQIPTLRYKPLEDLKHPQRMNFTPQLELTSRFFSSAAKHKDGENKGSLFRALTRGRSSVRRPSGPAKRLSLAHSLNDLESAASDGERSGLERHDCGSVSSLESNGSLPSVTNHCRFSERRVASWAVSFERLLQDSVGVRYFSEFLKKEFSEENILFWQACECFSQVPEHDKKQLSQKAKEIYNCFLSSKATMPVNIDSQAQLADDVLTAPQPNMFKQPQLQIFNLMKMDSYARFLKSTLYQECMLAEVEGRPLPAPCPIPCSPAPSKHSFSSDRSTFSTPKKENRRPKTGRSSDDLREKHSDKKNGLFSWYRYPSIGKGQKKRDASDLPYNCNGRRESQGSLSSGASQELNTPSSGGKNEQCELKGSGSVWEKDKERCSRTCTVTLPDGSSCSIPLRQGASIRQVLLELCQKQHINLAAVDLFLTGGEKPLVLDQDSITLSSRELRLEKRTLFRLDLVPINRSVGLKAKPTKPVTEVLRPVVAKYGLHLGDLVARISGETEVLDLGVPISNLDGLRVILERADPAKDKYKTPAAKKSLPRERDESSAGKPSKGDGEDKHPRTAASERKKGKKNHIDEAEDLLRCCCCRCRASSETCY
- the msantd1 gene encoding myb/SANT-like DNA-binding domain-containing protein 1; the encoded protein is MASEDLCFSYTVPGSNEKHRRARNWTDSEMKALVYIWEEYVTELKKAKRNAKIYETMAKQLYELTGEQRHREEIKMKITNMTFQFRQLKYTANGSNATPDWPYYKSIERILSKVPDHAHMSPPNLSTSGPSTSQLETSVPQSAPPSGFLPEYTGSSEEREINDEEEGLTENSESSFETRSQPHKRRRLSHVSLRRKKLRVLDAMLQEQRRISRAVEEACHEVRRVMHQQNFLQVQSLQLQERMMNLLEKMIPASSAPSWPNPPVSKGLGTPTTE